The Pseudanabaena sp. FACHB-2040 genome segment CATCATAAGCCCGACTGCCGGAGATATCGGCGGGCGGGTTGGGCAGTGGTGGAATGTTGTAAGAGGGCCGAACTTTGTCTCCTGGTTCGGGGTAGATACGGCTGTAGGGGGGCACAAAAGCATGATCCTCAGAGTCATAAGCCAGCACCTCACCCGCTTCGATGTTGTACAGCCAGGCGTGTATAGAGAGATCGCCTCGGTGAAGCCGGGAGTGAATCACTGGGTAAGTCCGCAGGTTCCCGATCTGGGTCAGCACGTTCTCTGCTTCTAGCGCGCCCAGCATGTCGGTCTCATCTAAGTGCCCGTAGTTGTCTTGCACCAGTTTGCGAGTAGCGGCAGTATGGCGCAGCCAGTCATAGACTAGAGGCATTTTCTCCTCTAATTCGCCTATTTGCAGCAGCCCCTTCATAGCGCCACAGTGGGTATGGCCACAGACAATAATTTGCTTAATGTCTAGCGCTTCAATGGCGTATTCAATGGTAGCTCCCTCGCCGCCGTTGCTGGCTTCGTAGGGCGGCACAATATTGCCAGCATTACGGATAACAAAGAGATCGCCAATGTCAGCCTGGGTGATTAGGGCTGGATCTACCCGAGAGTCGGAGCAGGCAATGAAGAGAACGCGCGGATGTTGCCCCCGGGCCAATTCGGCCAGCAGCGACTTGTGGTTAGGAATGTACGTTTCTTGAAACTGCCGCAGACCACTGAGTAGCTTTTTCATGGCAATGCCCTAACGATCAACTGGTCGGCGGCTGCGAGGGTCAAAGATCCGTCCTTGGGGCCATCGCAACACAGTCCGCTCTTATTGTTATCCCATATCTGAGGGGCACATAGCAGTCAGGTTTGCTTATTGAAGCAAAAGGTCGCATTTATCCCCGACTGACCACACTAGAAATCTGTATTGAATGTGAGGTGGAACACTGCCCCAATGCGGCAAAAGCTGCATGATCATTGCACATTAAGGAGAGCAAAAGATGCCATCTACACAGACCTGTCTTTGGTGTCGTAATACTTTGTTACGTCATGTGCGGCGGTCGGGGGTTTACTGGTTCTGCAACTCGTGCAGGCAGGAGATCCATCCCTTGCTAATTGACTTGGGCGAAACTCAGCGGGTCAAGGAAGCATCGCACAGCAGCTCTGACCTTGTTGATGTGCAAATTCCGTTAACCGTCCGGGCAGAAGGAGATCTGCCGGCATTGCCCATACGCAAGCTCAAACCCGATTCAGAACCTAAAGTCGTCGTTTGATCTGCTAACGCTCAATTTCAGATTTGCTGTGAAGCCGTAGCCATGCTGCGGCTTTGCTATGTTTCAGGGGTTAGAAAACTGCGACAGCACCTCAGTCAGCCCGTGCAACAGGCGCTGGTTTTCCTCTAAAGTGCGCACGGCGACTCGGAAATAGCGATTTCCCAGTTCAGCAAAGCTAAGGCAGTCTCGAATTAAGATGCGGTGCCTTTTTAGCAATGCCGTCTGTAGCGGCAGCACTGGATAGTCTGAGCGAACCAAGAGATAGTTGACTGCTCCCGGCAGAGGGTGCAGACCCGCAATGGCTTGGAGACCGCTGTAGAGATGGGGACGTGCGATCGCAAGCCACTCCCAACTCTGCTGCTGAAAGGCGTGGTCTTGCACTGCCGCCTGGGCAGCAGCGGCCGCTAGCGCGTTGACTGGCCAGGGGTCGCGCCACTGCTGCCAGCGCCGCAGGCGATCTGGGTGTGCGATCGCATAGCCTAGTCGCAAACCGGGCAGGCTGTAGAACTTGGTGAGCGATCGCAAAATTACCAAATTAGGATGGCTCGCCACCTGATCAATCAAGCTCTCCTGCTGGTGCAGCGGCAAAAAGTCCATAAACGCCTCATCCACCACCACCAACTCAAATCGGTCTAGCAGAGACCCTAATTCCTGCCCAGAAAATAGGTAGCCAGAGGGATTGTGGGGGTTGTTAAAAAGTAGCCCTGCAGCCGCCGAAGCAGTCCCTTGAAGCGCCAACGGAGCAGCCAAAATATCCTTCAGCCTTGAGGCAGATCGGCGCTCCTCATCCAGCTCCAAGGGACATTCAAGAACAGCCGCATTAAATGCTTTAAGGCCCCGAAAATAGTCCCCAAATGCAGGCGTTGGCAGACAGGTAATGAGGCAGTCAGAAAAATCTCGGCAGGCCCAAGTCAGCAGTTCTGCTGACCCATTGCCGGGCAAAATCCAGTCTGGTGAAAGGCCGTGCACTGCTCCCAGCGTCTGCCGCAGATTGTCATACTCTGGACTGGGATAATGTTTAAGGTCAGAAATGCCAGCTTCAATCGCCTCAAGGACAGATTTCGGGGGCCCTAAAGGACTAATACTGGCAGAAAAATCTAGCAATAAATTGGGGGAACATCCTGCAACTTCAGCAGCCCAAGTGAGGTTCCCCCCGTGAACAGGTCGATTTGTGCGCTCTGTCGCCAATAGAAACTCGGTTACTTAGTTGCAACCTTTTCTTTGAACAGTTTGCCAGCAGAAAAGGCAGGCACTTTGGTGGCAGGAATCACCATCGTATCCCCAGTCTTAGGATTGCGGCCTTCCCGCTCTTTCCGCTCACGGGGTTCGAAGGAGCCAAAGCCAACCAGCGTAACTTTCTGACCATCAGCAACCGCTTCCATGATGGATTCGATGGTAGCGGTAATCACGGCATCGGCCTCCTTTTTAGTAACAGATGCCTTCTCTGCGACCTTATCAACGAGTTCGCCCTTATTCATATATGTCTCCTATGGGGAAAGGACAACCTAGGGATTAACAGGTTTTCAATTAACACAAATAGCAAAAATGAGCTAACTTGCGCCAGAATCGCTGAAACCCCCGCAAACTCAGAATTTTACTGCCCTATTCTAAAATCATCTTATCCAATATGGATCGGCGAAACCTTTAATTTATGTGGATTTCAGGGATTTTTAAGAAAGTTAACATTTTCAGGCTTTAATCTCAGCTCGATCAAAGCTCAATAAAAATGGCTGAAAGCTCTGTTAAGAGGAACTTTCAGCCATTCTATTTAACAACGTGATGTTAGAGAAATTGAACTTGCTACGTCAAGCCAACGACTTTCAAATCAGCGATTGCGCTCCAGTAATTCCTGGACTTGCTCACTCGGGGTGTAGGTATATCCGTAAACACTTTGGTCGGAGTCATCAAGAATTTGCGGAGTCAAGAGAACAATTAGCTCGTTACGCTGATTTTGATTAACAGTGCTGCGGAAGAGGGCTCCTAAAATTGGCAGATCTCCAAGAATAGGAATTTTGTTGACAGTAGTCCGCTCACTCTCCTGAATGATGCCAGAGAGAAGCAGCGTTTGACCATCGCGCACCCGGATCTGCCCTGAGGAAAGGGATCGCTCCGCTAGTAGAGTAATGGCACCAGCCCCAGTCCCTGTGGGAAAAGTATCTGCCGGAGCCGAAATGCTAGGAGCCACAGACAGGGCAACAAAGCCGTTGTCATCAATGCGATCTACGTTGATTTGCAAGACCAACCCAGCAGGTTCAGTTTCAAAGGTCACCGTCTCCCGCTGCACACCGCCAACGTCAGTGAAGTTAGAGGTAATGTTTGTCACCACTTCTTGAGTCAAGGCCACTGTCGCAACCTGCCCCTCTTGAACGATCAGTGTCGGGTCAGTCAGGACTTTAGCGTTGCCATTCTGCACGGTAGCAAAGAGCTGCAGAAGGAAATTACCCGGTAACCCAAACGTACCTACCTCTGGGTTTTGTATTGGAATTGGGGTAGTTGTGGGGGCCGCCCCAAAAGCAGGAGGAGAGTTGCTGCCAAAGTTAACTACGCCCACACCCCCTCCACTAGCAATACCCGTATTGCCAAGGGAAAAGGAGAAGCTGGTACCAAAGGCGTCGAGCGCATTCAGATTGACATCAATAACCCGCACGTTGATTGCCACCTGACGCCGCCGCAAGTCAATACGGGTAAGCTGCTCGGTAGCAATGGCAACTAGCTGCGGCGTCCCCACTAGGGTCACCGAGTTAGTGCGCTCATCGGCCACAACCTGTAGTCCTCGCAAGATCGCCTGGCTATCCTCAAACTCGACTCGTTGGGTTTCTACCTGTTCT includes the following:
- a CDS encoding carbonic anhydrase — translated: MKKLLSGLRQFQETYIPNHKSLLAELARGQHPRVLFIACSDSRVDPALITQADIGDLFVIRNAGNIVPPYEASNGGEGATIEYAIEALDIKQIIVCGHTHCGAMKGLLQIGELEEKMPLVYDWLRHTAATRKLVQDNYGHLDETDMLGALEAENVLTQIGNLRTYPVIHSRLHRGDLSIHAWLYNIEAGEVLAYDSEDHAFVPPYSRIYPEPGDKVRPSYNIPPLPNPPADISGSRAYDESKYPVWPSPEIPTMTVPPEESYSGAKTAAKAPEKVPTHLPGGSRLSQRQAERIFRGS
- the cobD gene encoding threonine-phosphate decarboxylase CobD, with the protein product MATERTNRPVHGGNLTWAAEVAGCSPNLLLDFSASISPLGPPKSVLEAIEAGISDLKHYPSPEYDNLRQTLGAVHGLSPDWILPGNGSAELLTWACRDFSDCLITCLPTPAFGDYFRGLKAFNAAVLECPLELDEERRSASRLKDILAAPLALQGTASAAAGLLFNNPHNPSGYLFSGQELGSLLDRFELVVVDEAFMDFLPLHQQESLIDQVASHPNLVILRSLTKFYSLPGLRLGYAIAHPDRLRRWQQWRDPWPVNALAAAAAQAAVQDHAFQQQSWEWLAIARPHLYSGLQAIAGLHPLPGAVNYLLVRSDYPVLPLQTALLKRHRILIRDCLSFAELGNRYFRVAVRTLEENQRLLHGLTEVLSQFSNP
- a CDS encoding HU family DNA-binding protein; the encoded protein is MNKGELVDKVAEKASVTKKEADAVITATIESIMEAVADGQKVTLVGFGSFEPRERKEREGRNPKTGDTMVIPATKVPAFSAGKLFKEKVATK